In Capillimicrobium parvum, a genomic segment contains:
- a CDS encoding glutamine synthetase family protein translates to MTHDTLPEAGVGAALSPEDLKAAGIRTVRLQYADLHGINRGKDIPIDAFGHVAEEGIGFVEAVMTVDLRHNVIAGFERGFPDLQAKPDLSTLVRLPWEPEVAGCIADLTDPHTGDPHPLDSRGRLKAVLAEFARLDLAPILGPELEFYLCEPDPQAPRGYRHYAHQDTPVYTVGGIADPRGVLARMLQATVDLGLGALAAAHEYGRSQYEINLRHGPALDSADRAFRFKSMVKEIAAREGLLATFMGKPFNDDEGSGFHLHVSLCDDDGENVCCDPAADDGLAPVARHFIAGLIEHSPAIMVFFNPTVNAYRRITAEALVPTRASWGHDHRMVLVRVPKERGDATRMELRLGDGTANPYLAYTAALAAGLDGIRRELEPPAPIEGMIYDLPEEVQGRPLPTSFGDALEALRQDRVIHDALGAGVIETFEVIKAAELDRYRAWVTDWEFAEYSPRL, encoded by the coding sequence GTGACTCACGACACGCTTCCGGAGGCCGGCGTCGGCGCGGCGCTCAGCCCCGAGGACCTGAAGGCGGCGGGCATCCGCACGGTGCGGCTCCAGTACGCCGACCTGCACGGGATCAACCGGGGCAAGGACATCCCGATCGACGCGTTCGGTCACGTGGCCGAGGAGGGGATCGGCTTCGTCGAGGCGGTCATGACCGTGGACCTGCGCCACAACGTGATCGCCGGCTTCGAGCGGGGGTTTCCCGACCTCCAGGCCAAGCCGGACCTCTCGACCCTGGTGCGACTGCCGTGGGAGCCGGAGGTGGCGGGGTGCATCGCCGACCTCACCGACCCGCACACCGGCGATCCGCACCCGCTGGACTCCCGCGGGCGGCTGAAGGCGGTGCTCGCCGAGTTCGCGCGCCTCGACCTGGCGCCGATCCTGGGCCCGGAGCTCGAGTTCTACCTCTGCGAGCCCGATCCGCAGGCGCCGCGGGGCTACAGGCACTACGCCCACCAGGACACCCCCGTCTACACCGTCGGCGGCATCGCGGACCCGCGCGGCGTCCTGGCGCGCATGCTCCAGGCCACGGTCGACCTCGGTCTCGGCGCGCTCGCCGCCGCCCACGAGTACGGCCGCTCGCAGTACGAGATCAACCTGCGCCACGGGCCGGCGCTCGACTCCGCCGACCGCGCGTTCCGCTTCAAGTCGATGGTCAAGGAGATCGCCGCGCGTGAGGGCCTGCTCGCCACGTTCATGGGCAAGCCGTTCAACGACGACGAGGGCTCGGGCTTCCACCTGCACGTGTCGCTGTGCGACGACGACGGTGAGAACGTCTGCTGCGATCCGGCCGCGGACGACGGGCTGGCCCCCGTCGCGCGCCACTTCATCGCCGGGCTGATCGAGCACTCGCCGGCGATCATGGTGTTCTTCAACCCCACGGTGAACGCGTACCGGCGCATCACCGCCGAGGCGCTCGTGCCGACGCGCGCGAGCTGGGGCCACGACCACCGCATGGTGCTCGTCCGGGTCCCGAAGGAGCGCGGCGACGCGACGCGGATGGAGCTGCGCCTCGGCGACGGCACGGCGAACCCGTACCTGGCCTACACGGCGGCGCTCGCCGCCGGGCTGGACGGCATCCGCCGCGAGCTCGAGCCCCCGGCGCCGATCGAGGGCATGATCTACGACCTCCCGGAGGAGGTGCAGGGCCGTCCGCTGCCGACGTCCTTCGGCGACGCGCTGGAAGCACTGCGCCAGGACCGCGTCATCCACGACGCGCTCGGCGCAGGGGTGATCGAGACGTTCGAGGTCATCAAGGCCGCGGAGCTCGACCGCTACCGCGCCTGGGTGACCGACTGGGAGTTCGCCGAGTACTCGCCGCGGCTGTGA
- a CDS encoding SDR family NAD(P)-dependent oxidoreductase — translation MAPTALITGGGTGIGAAVARRMAADGFSVCVAGRRPEPLEALAAEVGGRAVVADVADPAGPAAAVAGAVERFGRLDALVCCAGTGAGGTVAEQTLERWERVLATNLTGVFLTCRAALPHLVEARGAIVTVASLAGLRAAPASAAYGASKAGAIMLTQCIAVDHGPQGVRANCVCPGWIRTEMADRAMDELGGLRGTGRDGAYELATAPVPARRPGEPDEVAGLVAWLAGPQSTYVNGAVVTVDGGSAVVDAASLAFGP, via the coding sequence GTGGCGCCGACCGCGCTCATCACCGGCGGCGGCACCGGGATCGGCGCGGCCGTCGCGCGCCGGATGGCGGCCGACGGCTTCAGCGTGTGCGTCGCCGGCCGGCGGCCCGAGCCGCTCGAGGCGCTCGCGGCCGAGGTCGGCGGCCGCGCCGTGGTGGCCGACGTCGCCGACCCGGCCGGTCCCGCCGCGGCGGTGGCCGGCGCGGTGGAGCGCTTCGGGCGGCTCGACGCGCTCGTCTGCTGCGCGGGCACCGGCGCGGGCGGCACGGTGGCCGAGCAGACGCTCGAGCGCTGGGAGCGAGTGCTCGCCACGAACCTGACCGGCGTCTTCCTGACCTGCCGGGCGGCCCTGCCGCACCTGGTCGAGGCGCGCGGGGCGATCGTCACCGTCGCCTCGCTCGCCGGGCTGCGGGCGGCGCCGGCGTCCGCCGCGTATGGTGCGTCGAAGGCGGGCGCCATCATGCTGACCCAATGCATCGCAGTGGACCACGGCCCACAGGGCGTCCGGGCCAACTGCGTGTGCCCCGGGTGGATCCGCACGGAGATGGCCGACCGGGCGATGGACGAGCTCGGCGGCCTGCGCGGGACCGGCCGCGACGGCGCCTACGAGCTGGCCACCGCGCCGGTGCCGGCCCGCCGGCCGGGCGAGCCCGACGAGGTCGCGGGCCTGGTCGCGTGGCTCGCCGGCCCGCAGTCGACCTACGTCAACGGCGCCGTCGTCACCGTGGACGGCGGCTCGGCGGTGGTCGATGCCGCCAGCTTGGCCTTCGGGCCGTGA
- a CDS encoding 4-hydroxyphenylacetate 3-hydroxylase family protein — translation MSTERATGARTGEQFLDGLRAGGREIWLRGEKIANPLDHPDLHDAALSMARVFDVQHEHAGEMLVPSPADPSLPINVTHVVPRTPEDLVRRRRAIEIVAALSGGTMGRTPDYLNVTFACFAGRADVWARRGNEQGAANLVAYQEYMRDHDLSTTHALMNPQVDRRQAEADQAMGKVALHKVDETDGAIVVRGARMLATLAPFADELLVYPGSDIRPQDGRYALAFAIPIATPGLKFICRDSYSRARDPYDYPLSSRFDEMDAVVIFDDVEIPKERVFLDGDTDGYSEVITDTGWRGHIMHQAFTRAWTKLNFALGLGHMIANATGVVRFDHIQEKLGQVWNMVELSRSALVAAEAGAQVDEGGVCCPDERPFVALRGEMPKWLPRANEYLQLIGGGGYMATPSRADLDGPLREDIDLYFQSAGADAERRIRLFRLAWDFVGSELGGRGELYERFYLSDSWRMTALAYTIADKTLPEALVEQFLED, via the coding sequence ATGTCCACCGAGCGCGCGACCGGCGCGCGCACCGGCGAGCAGTTCCTGGACGGGCTGCGCGCGGGCGGGCGGGAGATCTGGCTGCGCGGCGAGAAGATCGCCAACCCGCTCGACCATCCCGACCTGCACGACGCCGCGCTGTCGATGGCGCGCGTGTTCGACGTCCAGCACGAGCACGCCGGCGAGATGCTCGTCCCGTCGCCGGCCGACCCGTCGCTGCCGATCAACGTCACGCACGTCGTCCCGCGCACGCCCGAGGACCTGGTCAGGCGCCGGCGGGCGATCGAGATCGTCGCCGCGCTGTCCGGCGGGACGATGGGCCGCACGCCCGACTACCTCAACGTGACGTTCGCCTGCTTCGCCGGGCGCGCCGACGTGTGGGCGCGGCGCGGCAACGAGCAGGGCGCCGCGAACCTCGTCGCCTACCAGGAGTACATGCGCGACCACGACCTCTCGACGACGCACGCGCTCATGAACCCGCAGGTGGACCGCCGCCAGGCGGAGGCCGACCAGGCGATGGGCAAGGTCGCGCTGCACAAGGTGGACGAGACCGACGGCGCGATCGTCGTGCGCGGCGCGCGGATGCTGGCCACGCTCGCGCCGTTCGCCGACGAGCTGCTCGTCTACCCGGGCTCGGACATCCGCCCGCAGGACGGCCGCTACGCGCTGGCGTTCGCCATCCCGATCGCCACGCCGGGGCTCAAGTTCATCTGCCGCGACAGCTACTCGCGGGCGCGCGACCCGTACGACTACCCGCTGTCGTCGCGCTTCGACGAGATGGACGCGGTCGTGATCTTCGACGACGTCGAGATCCCGAAGGAGCGCGTCTTCCTCGACGGCGACACCGACGGCTACTCGGAGGTCATCACCGACACGGGCTGGCGCGGGCACATCATGCACCAGGCGTTCACCCGGGCCTGGACGAAGCTGAACTTCGCGCTCGGCCTGGGCCACATGATCGCCAACGCGACCGGGGTCGTCCGCTTCGACCACATCCAGGAGAAGCTGGGCCAGGTGTGGAACATGGTCGAGCTGTCGCGGTCGGCGCTCGTGGCCGCCGAGGCGGGCGCGCAGGTCGACGAGGGCGGCGTCTGCTGTCCCGACGAGCGCCCGTTCGTCGCGTTGCGGGGCGAGATGCCCAAGTGGCTGCCGCGCGCCAACGAGTACCTGCAGCTGATCGGCGGCGGCGGCTACATGGCGACGCCGAGCCGCGCGGACCTCGACGGCCCGCTGCGCGAGGACATCGACCTGTACTTCCAGTCCGCCGGCGCCGACGCGGAGCGCCGCATCCGGCTCTTCCGGCTCGCGTGGGACTTCGTCGGCTCCGAGCTCGGCGGCCGCGGGGAGCTCTACGAGCGCTTCTACCTCTCGGACTCGTGGCGGATGACGGCGCTGGCCTACACGATCGCCGACAAGACGCTGCCGGAGGCGCTGGTCGAGCAGTTCCTCGAGGACTAA
- a CDS encoding VOC family protein, with translation MLRRIHHVCLRAADPEEAAQRWAVQFGLAPRDRTPGRVTLACAYERYSLELVGGEPGADHTAFELARGVSLDDAAARLDAHGVAHERAEGALRLADPDGHGIELLPCEPDPDGRPAIARSTTTLAGFHPRRLGHINTLSADLPAATAFYADVLGMRLTDRLEQAGTWLRVDADHHTVALVRAGRARLHHVAFELTDWGELRVALDHLAQHGRWLAWGPLRHALGQNLAAYVRIPEEGLLVELYCDMEQIGPDHEPREWPDDVHSSNTWGILPPRSYFRFDAAAVEHERLGLEAQGHPLPPGDD, from the coding sequence ATGCTGCGGCGGATCCACCACGTCTGCCTGCGCGCGGCGGACCCGGAGGAGGCGGCGCAGCGGTGGGCGGTCCAGTTCGGGCTGGCCCCGCGCGATCGGACCCCGGGGCGCGTGACGCTGGCCTGTGCCTACGAGCGCTACTCGCTCGAGCTCGTCGGCGGCGAGCCGGGGGCCGACCACACCGCGTTCGAGCTGGCCCGCGGGGTGAGCCTCGACGACGCGGCCGCCCGCCTCGACGCCCACGGCGTCGCCCATGAGCGCGCGGAGGGCGCCCTGCGGCTCGCCGATCCCGACGGCCACGGGATCGAGCTGCTCCCCTGCGAGCCCGACCCCGACGGCCGGCCCGCGATCGCCCGCTCGACGACCACGCTCGCCGGCTTCCATCCCCGCCGCCTCGGCCACATCAACACGCTGAGCGCCGACCTCCCGGCGGCCACCGCCTTCTACGCCGACGTGCTCGGCATGCGGCTGACCGACCGCCTCGAGCAGGCCGGCACGTGGCTGCGCGTCGACGCCGACCACCACACGGTCGCGCTCGTCCGCGCCGGCCGCGCGCGGTTGCATCACGTCGCGTTCGAGCTGACCGACTGGGGCGAGCTGCGCGTCGCGCTCGACCACCTCGCCCAGCATGGCCGCTGGCTGGCGTGGGGGCCGCTGCGCCACGCGCTCGGCCAGAACCTCGCCGCCTACGTGCGCATCCCGGAGGAGGGCCTGCTCGTCGAGCTGTACTGCGACATGGAGCAGATCGGCCCCGACCACGAGCCGCGCGAGTGGCCCGACGACGTGCACAGCTCCAACACGTGGGGGATCCTGCCCCCGCGCTCGTACTTCCGCTTCGACGCCGCCGCCGTGGAGCACGAGCGGCTCGGCCTCGAGGCGCAGGGCCACCCACTACCCCCGGGAGACGACTGA
- a CDS encoding carboxymuconolactone decarboxylase family protein: MSQESSRRERGLARLAQLGDEPGGDEFLARMGVLGDWVVDFAFGDVHTRPGLDARERELIIVAVLVAIGSSDPQVRAHIRALRAIDVPYDEIEECILQVTPYAGVPRAINAMKVLRDEQENDQ; encoded by the coding sequence GTGTCGCAGGAGAGCAGTCGCAGGGAGCGTGGCCTGGCCCGCCTGGCGCAACTCGGCGACGAGCCGGGAGGCGACGAGTTCCTCGCGCGGATGGGCGTGCTCGGCGACTGGGTCGTCGACTTCGCGTTCGGCGACGTGCACACCCGCCCGGGCCTCGATGCGCGTGAGCGCGAGCTCATCATCGTCGCCGTGCTCGTCGCCATCGGCTCGAGCGATCCGCAGGTGCGCGCGCACATTCGCGCGCTCCGTGCGATCGACGTGCCCTACGACGAGATCGAAGAGTGCATCCTGCAGGTCACGCCCTACGCCGGGGTCCCGCGCGCGATCAACGCGATGAAGGTCCTCCGGGACGAACAGGAGAACGATCAGTGA
- a CDS encoding fumarylacetoacetate hydrolase family protein has translation MKAIRFAGPDSEPRIGVLDGDTIRDAGPAGPQGFVPTPEAWAALDAASGASHALDEVRVLPPVVPGKIVAIGLNYRSHAEESELDVPAVPVVFAKFPSSIIGHGDDIVIPREETRPDFEGELAVVIGRRTYRADAESALQAIGGITALHDVSGRRAQLETPLRQFTLGKSFDTFTPMGPAIASLDGIDLTDVAVRTTISGEVMQDANTRDLIFPVVDLVVYLSQGLTLEPGDVIATGTPGGVGDSRDPRRYLREGDVAEIEVGGVGTLRNGVRMEA, from the coding sequence GTGAAGGCCATCCGCTTCGCCGGGCCGGACTCGGAGCCGCGCATCGGCGTCCTCGACGGCGACACGATCCGCGACGCCGGACCGGCCGGGCCGCAGGGCTTCGTCCCTACCCCCGAGGCGTGGGCGGCGCTCGACGCCGCCTCCGGCGCGTCGCACGCGCTCGACGAGGTGCGCGTGCTGCCGCCGGTCGTGCCCGGCAAGATCGTCGCGATCGGCCTGAACTACCGCTCGCACGCCGAGGAGTCCGAGCTCGACGTGCCGGCCGTGCCGGTGGTCTTCGCGAAGTTCCCGTCGTCGATCATCGGCCACGGCGACGACATCGTCATCCCGCGCGAGGAGACCCGGCCCGACTTCGAGGGCGAGCTGGCCGTCGTCATCGGCCGGCGCACGTATCGCGCCGACGCCGAGAGCGCGCTGCAGGCGATCGGCGGCATCACCGCGCTGCACGACGTCTCCGGGCGGCGGGCGCAGCTGGAGACCCCGCTGCGGCAGTTCACGCTCGGCAAGAGCTTCGACACCTTCACGCCGATGGGTCCCGCGATCGCGTCGCTCGACGGCATCGACCTCACCGACGTCGCCGTGCGCACCACGATCTCCGGCGAGGTGATGCAGGACGCCAACACCCGGGACCTGATCTTCCCCGTCGTCGACCTCGTGGTCTACCTGTCGCAGGGCCTGACGCTCGAGCCCGGCGACGTCATCGCCACCGGCACCCCGGGCGGCGTCGGCGACTCGCGCGACCCGCGCCGCTACCTGCGCGAGGGCGACGTGGCGGAGATCGAGGTCGGCGGCGTCGGCACGCTGCGCAACGGCGTGCGGATGGAGGCCTGA
- a CDS encoding GntR family transcriptional regulator yields MSANPVEPLSIASVVDHVYVAIRQRIIDGELPRGSRLHQEDLAADLGVSRTPVREALRRLAAEGLVQMQTNRGARVADIQGADMRSPTEARMVIEPGAARIAAEREASVERMRAAIATHRHLIPDVGHSFDANREFHLALVEASGNAFLMQFAEILWVSRIGEPIYARQVATPADMHLDADEHEAIMAAIEAGDAGRAEALTRRHLEHALERLLAAI; encoded by the coding sequence GTGTCGGCGAATCCCGTGGAGCCGCTGTCGATCGCCAGCGTGGTCGACCATGTCTACGTCGCCATCCGGCAGCGGATCATCGACGGGGAGCTCCCGCGCGGCAGCCGCCTGCACCAGGAGGATCTGGCCGCCGACCTCGGCGTGTCGCGTACGCCGGTCCGCGAGGCGCTGCGCCGGCTGGCCGCCGAGGGGCTCGTCCAGATGCAGACGAACCGCGGCGCCCGCGTGGCCGACATCCAGGGCGCCGACATGCGTTCGCCCACCGAGGCGCGCATGGTCATCGAGCCCGGCGCGGCCCGCATCGCGGCCGAGCGCGAGGCGTCCGTCGAGCGGATGCGCGCCGCGATCGCCACCCATCGCCATCTCATCCCCGACGTCGGCCACAGCTTCGACGCCAACCGCGAGTTCCACCTCGCGCTCGTCGAGGCGTCCGGCAACGCGTTCCTCATGCAGTTCGCCGAGATCCTCTGGGTCTCGCGCATCGGCGAGCCGATCTACGCGCGGCAGGTCGCCACGCCCGCGGACATGCACCTCGACGCCGACGAGCACGAGGCCATCATGGCCGCGATCGAGGCCGGCGACGCGGGCCGCGCCGAGGCGCTCACCCGCCGCCACCTCGAGCACGCGCTCGAGCGCCTGCTCGCCGCGATCTGA
- a CDS encoding type 1 glutamine amidotransferase, producing MILQHGTDGPPGRLGEWLAERGIPYEVHRSDQAPPPEDVVRRPWIASLGSELSATTPAPSWPADEIDAMRRAVDAGVPVLGLCFGGQALSLALGGRVEPADPPEIGWVPVDPGDGIVTSGPWFQWHFEQLTVPPGAVELGRSAAGPAAFRIGPHLGTQFHPEATPAIACRWTELAGHTVPWLDAGELVRQSEVVGGDAVRAQAFRLFDAWWAMGAGA from the coding sequence TTGATCCTGCAGCACGGAACCGACGGCCCGCCCGGCCGCCTGGGCGAGTGGCTCGCCGAGCGCGGGATCCCCTACGAGGTGCACCGGTCCGACCAGGCGCCGCCGCCGGAGGACGTCGTCCGGCGCCCGTGGATCGCGTCGCTCGGCTCCGAGCTGTCGGCGACCACCCCCGCCCCGTCGTGGCCCGCGGACGAGATCGACGCGATGCGCCGCGCCGTCGACGCCGGCGTGCCCGTGCTCGGGCTGTGCTTCGGCGGCCAGGCGCTCAGCCTCGCGCTCGGCGGCCGGGTGGAGCCCGCGGACCCGCCGGAGATCGGCTGGGTGCCGGTCGACCCCGGCGACGGGATCGTCACCTCCGGCCCGTGGTTTCAGTGGCACTTCGAGCAGCTCACCGTGCCGCCGGGCGCAGTGGAGCTGGGGCGCAGCGCGGCGGGCCCGGCGGCGTTCCGGATCGGGCCGCACCTGGGGACGCAGTTCCACCCCGAGGCGACGCCGGCGATCGCGTGCCGCTGGACCGAGCTCGCCGGGCACACGGTGCCGTGGCTGGACGCCGGCGAGCTCGTGCGCCAGAGCGAGGTGGTCGGCGGCGACGCCGTGCGGGCGCAGGCGTTCCGGCTGTTCGACGCATGGTGGGCGATGGGCGCCGGCGCGTAG
- a CDS encoding FadR/GntR family transcriptional regulator, producing MSTPTTSEALAAATTLVPLRIPAAHEVCADRLERAIHSGMFVTGERLPSERDLAAQLGVSRVTLREALARLEGSGHLVRTRGAQGGAVVAAPDEAMLRARLLARLDELADLSQFRAVIEGGAARLAAERAGPAEHAALRAALDALPEDDPRAFRRADTAFHLAVAHAAGNAVLLRAVADARERMFSLSDALPWHVVLETTRAGHLAVVEAIEARDGDGARAAMEAHVAIAQRELEQVLRGA from the coding sequence ATGAGTACGCCCACCACCTCTGAGGCGCTCGCCGCGGCCACGACGCTCGTGCCGCTGCGCATCCCCGCCGCGCACGAGGTCTGCGCCGACCGCCTCGAGCGCGCGATCCACTCCGGCATGTTCGTCACCGGCGAGCGGCTGCCCAGCGAGCGCGATCTCGCCGCGCAGCTCGGCGTCTCGCGCGTGACGCTGCGCGAGGCGCTCGCCCGCCTGGAGGGCTCGGGCCACCTCGTGCGCACCCGCGGCGCCCAGGGCGGGGCGGTCGTCGCCGCGCCGGACGAGGCGATGCTGCGCGCCCGGCTGCTCGCCCGCCTCGACGAGCTCGCCGACCTGTCGCAGTTCCGCGCGGTCATCGAAGGCGGCGCGGCGCGGCTGGCCGCCGAGCGGGCCGGCCCGGCCGAGCACGCGGCGCTCCGGGCGGCGCTCGACGCCCTGCCCGAGGACGACCCGCGCGCCTTCCGCCGCGCGGACACCGCGTTTCACCTCGCGGTCGCGCACGCGGCCGGCAACGCCGTCCTGCTCCGCGCGGTCGCCGACGCGCGCGAGCGCATGTTCTCCCTCAGCGACGCCCTGCCCTGGCACGTCGTGCTCGAGACCACGCGCGCCGGGCACCTCGCCGTGGTCGAGGCGATCGAGGCGCGCGACGGCGACGGGGCGCGCGCCGCGATGGAGGCGCACGTCGCCATCGCGCAGCGCGAGCTCGAGCAGGTCCTGCGCGGCGCGTAG
- a CDS encoding glutamine synthetase family protein, translated as MPEPPDAASLREAGVELVRVSYADLHGVCRGKDVPIDAYDAVRAHGIAQTEAVMTIDLRHNVIAGFEHGFRDFWAIPEPATLVRMPGDPAVAWCLAGTRRLDGPFPLDPRYALRQAIAGLARHGLGAVVAPELEFYLVEPRTWRSYVAHDSSVYTCGPVSDPGGVVREILRTARDLGLQPIVSSQEYGRGQYEINLRHGEALESADRSFRFKAMAKEVAARHGLLATFMGQLRDDDEGSGLHLHVSCTGEDGANAFADPAAPDGLSAAARHFAAGVLAHLPALTAFLNPTVNAYRRFIVESLAPTHVNWGVDNKLAAVRVPAEGGEAARLELRTGDGTANIHLAVAAVIAAGTDGLARELALGEPVSGNPYELGDERLGPQLPKTLGAALDALAADRLLVDAIGEELCATYTMIKRYELDRWHAELARVTDWERDEYAHHL; from the coding sequence ATGCCGGAGCCGCCTGACGCCGCGTCGCTGCGCGAGGCGGGCGTCGAGCTCGTCCGCGTCTCCTACGCCGACCTGCACGGCGTCTGCCGCGGCAAGGACGTCCCGATCGACGCCTACGACGCGGTGCGCGCGCACGGGATCGCGCAGACCGAGGCGGTCATGACGATCGACCTGCGCCACAACGTCATCGCCGGCTTCGAGCACGGCTTCCGCGACTTCTGGGCGATCCCGGAGCCGGCGACCCTCGTGCGGATGCCCGGCGACCCGGCCGTCGCGTGGTGCCTGGCCGGCACCCGCCGCCTCGACGGGCCGTTCCCGCTCGATCCCCGGTACGCGCTCAGACAGGCGATCGCCGGCCTCGCCCGCCACGGCCTCGGCGCGGTGGTGGCCCCCGAGCTCGAGTTCTACCTCGTCGAGCCGCGGACCTGGCGCTCCTACGTGGCCCACGACTCGTCGGTCTACACGTGCGGGCCGGTCTCCGACCCGGGCGGCGTCGTGCGGGAGATCCTGCGCACGGCCCGCGACCTCGGCCTGCAGCCGATCGTGTCCTCGCAGGAGTACGGGCGCGGGCAGTACGAGATCAACCTCCGCCACGGCGAGGCGCTCGAGTCCGCCGACCGCTCGTTCCGCTTCAAGGCGATGGCCAAGGAGGTGGCGGCCCGGCACGGCCTGCTCGCGACGTTCATGGGCCAGCTGCGCGACGACGACGAGGGCTCGGGCCTGCACCTGCACGTCTCGTGCACGGGCGAGGACGGCGCCAACGCCTTCGCCGACCCTGCCGCGCCCGACGGACTGAGCGCCGCCGCGCGGCACTTCGCCGCGGGAGTGCTCGCGCACCTGCCCGCCCTCACCGCCTTCCTGAACCCGACGGTCAACGCCTACCGCCGCTTCATCGTCGAGAGCCTCGCGCCCACGCACGTCAACTGGGGGGTCGACAACAAGCTCGCCGCGGTCCGCGTCCCGGCCGAGGGCGGCGAGGCCGCGCGGTTGGAGCTGCGCACCGGGGACGGCACGGCGAACATCCATCTCGCCGTCGCCGCGGTCATCGCCGCCGGCACCGACGGCCTCGCGCGCGAGCTCGCCCTGGGCGAGCCCGTGTCCGGCAACCCGTACGAGCTCGGCGACGAGCGGCTCGGCCCGCAGCTGCCGAAGACGCTCGGTGCCGCGCTCGACGCGCTCGCCGCCGACCGCCTGCTCGTCGACGCGATCGGCGAGGAGCTGTGCGCGACCTACACCATGATCAAGCGCTACGAGCTCGATCGGTGGCACGCCGAGCTGGCGCGGGTGACCGACTGGGAGCGCGATGAGTACGCCCACCACCTCTGA
- a CDS encoding iron-containing alcohol dehydrogenase family protein, giving the protein MALDPLQPFSSQLPVRVRFGDGVAGELPAVLESLGAGRPIAFVDAAVARLPAVTAALPAGTTLRVVAAGEPTIASVDAAGEDVAGHDAVVAIGGGSVLDTAKGARLVATAGGSIRRFAWPGEPEPVPPPGIPLVTLPTTAGTGSEVTGGVVMVDPERELKCGAASPHNRAQDCLVDPRLTHSLPPAPSLYGGLDVLAQAIGAIVAATRTPVADALALESLRLVRDALPAVVADGADAGARSRMACASLLAGFAMNLSEAGTDHSLGHALGVRHGIPHGLSVALVLAESMEHDRLAVPGCFERIADALGAPADGSADGTRAVRAVRALLAAVGCPTLSAQGVTGADVEPLAEVAQRAWIPVEPGPWTPEDIAGAYRRALAIEHRAAPEEERHAGAA; this is encoded by the coding sequence GTGGCGCTCGATCCGCTGCAGCCCTTCTCCAGCCAGCTTCCGGTGCGCGTGCGCTTCGGCGACGGCGTCGCCGGCGAGCTCCCGGCGGTGCTCGAGTCGCTGGGCGCCGGCCGGCCGATCGCGTTCGTCGACGCCGCCGTCGCCCGGCTTCCGGCCGTGACGGCGGCGCTGCCCGCCGGCACCACGCTGCGCGTCGTCGCCGCGGGCGAGCCCACGATCGCGTCGGTCGATGCGGCCGGCGAAGACGTCGCCGGGCACGACGCGGTCGTCGCCATCGGCGGCGGGTCGGTGCTCGACACCGCCAAGGGCGCCCGCCTGGTCGCGACCGCCGGCGGGTCGATCCGGCGCTTCGCGTGGCCCGGCGAGCCCGAGCCGGTCCCGCCGCCCGGGATCCCGCTCGTCACCCTGCCGACGACCGCGGGCACCGGCTCCGAGGTCACCGGCGGCGTCGTCATGGTCGACCCGGAGCGCGAGCTCAAGTGCGGTGCGGCGAGCCCGCACAACCGGGCCCAGGACTGCCTCGTCGACCCGCGGCTCACGCATTCGCTGCCGCCCGCGCCGTCGCTGTACGGCGGCCTCGACGTGCTCGCCCAGGCCATCGGCGCGATCGTCGCCGCCACCCGCACGCCGGTCGCCGACGCCCTCGCGCTCGAGTCGCTGCGCCTCGTGCGCGACGCGCTGCCCGCCGTCGTGGCGGACGGGGCCGACGCGGGCGCCCGCAGCCGCATGGCCTGCGCCAGCCTGCTCGCGGGCTTCGCGATGAACCTCTCGGAGGCCGGCACCGACCACTCCCTCGGCCACGCGCTCGGCGTGCGCCACGGCATCCCGCACGGGCTGAGCGTCGCGCTCGTGCTCGCCGAGTCGATGGAGCACGACCGTCTCGCGGTGCCCGGCTGCTTCGAGCGGATCGCCGACGCGCTCGGCGCCCCCGCCGACGGCAGCGCCGACGGCACCCGCGCCGTGCGCGCGGTGCGCGCGCTGCTGGCCGCCGTCGGCTGCCCCACCCTGTCCGCGCAGGGCGTGACCGGGGCCGACGTCGAGCCGCTCGCCGAGGTCGCCCAGCGCGCGTGGATCCCGGTCGAGCCCGGCCCGTGGACGCCCGAGGACATCGCCGGCGCCTACCGCCGCGCGCTCGCCATCGAGCACCGAGCCGCCCCAGAGGAGGAGCGCCATGCCGGAGCCGCCTGA